One part of the Candidatus Eremiobacterota bacterium genome encodes these proteins:
- a CDS encoding GNAT family N-acetyltransferase: MIRGELTALRLVSQTDLPLLERWFTDPQIFEYWGGLPKSREQVAAEYLGIENGDEIVLSFVVERDGEPIGYIQGWSDEPLIGGIDLVLVPHARDRGYGSDAVRALALYLRDRLRWTEITVDPLASNARAIRAFEKAGFRRERDAPDHPDGPSLIMAFEPRAATKPGHAPAGPECTSVDPAGD; this comes from the coding sequence GTGATCCGCGGCGAGCTCACGGCGCTCCGGCTGGTTTCGCAAACCGATCTGCCGCTGCTCGAGCGCTGGTTCACGGATCCGCAAATCTTTGAATACTGGGGCGGTCTGCCGAAATCGCGCGAACAGGTTGCCGCCGAGTACCTCGGGATCGAAAACGGCGATGAGATCGTGCTGTCGTTCGTCGTGGAACGCGACGGTGAACCGATCGGCTACATTCAAGGCTGGAGCGACGAGCCGCTGATCGGCGGGATCGACCTCGTCCTCGTCCCCCACGCGCGTGACCGCGGCTACGGTTCCGACGCGGTGCGCGCGCTGGCGCTCTACCTTCGCGACCGCCTTCGCTGGACGGAAATTACCGTCGACCCGCTGGCGTCGAATGCGCGCGCGATTCGCGCGTTCGAAAAAGCCGGCTTCCGGCGGGAGCGCGACGCTCCGGACCATCCTGACGGTCCGTCGCTCATCATGGCGTTCGAGCCGCGCGCCGCCACGAAACCAGGACACGCACCGGCGGGTCCGGAATGCACGTCGGTCGATCCGGCGGGGGATTAG
- a CDS encoding GNAT family N-acetyltransferase, whose amino-acid sequence MKLVAASDADFAWMIRGDGTSEHGLALPPGGVDEVPHLEMLRGVARRLRSDGIPLWMIVAGDEVVGLCSYKDAPTPDGRVEIGYGIAATRRRRGHATEAVAALLDAARTDPDVRTVLADTAVDNVASQRVLVKNGFRRSGTRTDPVDGELVVWRIDLSAEPSA is encoded by the coding sequence GTGAAGCTCGTCGCCGCGAGCGATGCGGATTTCGCTTGGATGATTCGCGGTGACGGTACATCGGAGCACGGCCTCGCCTTGCCGCCCGGCGGCGTCGACGAAGTTCCGCATCTCGAGATGCTGCGCGGCGTCGCGCGGCGTTTGCGCTCCGACGGCATCCCGCTGTGGATGATCGTCGCCGGCGATGAGGTCGTCGGGCTGTGCAGCTACAAAGACGCGCCGACCCCCGACGGACGGGTCGAGATCGGTTACGGGATCGCAGCGACCCGCCGGCGGCGGGGACATGCGACGGAGGCCGTCGCGGCGCTGCTCGACGCGGCACGGACCGATCCGGACGTCCGCACGGTACTCGCCGATACGGCCGTCGACAACGTCGCCTCGCAGCGCGTGCTCGTGAAGAACGGATTCCGGCGCAGCGGAACGCGCACCGATCCGGTCGACGGCGAGCTCGTCGTTTGGCGCATCGATCTCTCCGCCGAACCGTCGGCGTGA
- a CDS encoding RES family NAD+ phosphorylase, whose amino-acid sequence MAALAELVDDPADLDTLLEIRARIDPLARDAAGALRIIPVSDRYGGPHAAIVMGPFLRPGPSRFSPGTFGVLYAGDSLDVAVRESAYHAARYLSASAAPAGRIPRVALTLRLDDRNITDVRRASGGAMAIYNPDPLKYGAAQRLGHELRQRGADGVWYDSVRAPGGTCYGIFRPAAVTRVDDISEQLAFVWDGARIDRYEIVRSVPL is encoded by the coding sequence TTGGCCGCGCTTGCCGAGCTAGTCGACGATCCGGCGGACCTGGACACGCTCCTTGAGATTCGTGCACGAATCGATCCTCTCGCGCGGGATGCGGCCGGAGCGCTACGAATCATCCCGGTGAGCGATCGCTACGGCGGCCCACACGCGGCGATCGTTATGGGGCCGTTTCTTCGCCCCGGTCCAAGTCGATTTTCTCCGGGCACATTCGGCGTCTTGTACGCAGGGGACTCGCTCGACGTCGCTGTGCGCGAATCAGCCTACCACGCGGCGCGATACTTGTCTGCAAGCGCCGCTCCTGCGGGCCGCATTCCGCGCGTCGCGCTGACACTCCGACTCGACGATCGAAATATCACTGACGTACGTCGGGCGAGCGGTGGCGCGATGGCCATCTACAATCCCGACCCGTTGAAGTACGGTGCCGCGCAGCGCCTCGGTCACGAGCTTCGGCAGCGCGGCGCGGACGGCGTCTGGTACGACAGCGTGCGGGCTCCTGGCGGAACCTGTTATGGGATTTTCCGGCCGGCGGCGGTGACGCGCGTGGACGATATCTCCGAGCAGCTCGCCTTCGTCTGGGACGGGGCGCGTATCGATCGCTACGAGATCGTTCGGTCTGTGCCATTATAG
- a CDS encoding DUF2384 domain-containing protein: MSVIVALLGQMSTTAPHSTATVALGAVLRIAEHWRLTAAETSRLLGVHQRTLRRMSGSPDREISPDVSERVANLIAIWENLAALFGRGPIADEWVRRPNRDFGDEPPLNRMTSGLMGDLIDVRRYLDLARQGW; the protein is encoded by the coding sequence ATGTCCGTTATCGTCGCATTATTAGGTCAGATGTCCACAACTGCACCGCATTCTACCGCGACGGTCGCCCTCGGCGCAGTACTGCGGATCGCCGAGCACTGGCGGCTCACCGCTGCGGAGACGTCGCGACTGCTGGGTGTCCATCAGCGCACGCTGCGTCGGATGTCCGGTTCTCCAGACCGGGAGATATCGCCGGACGTGAGCGAGCGAGTCGCGAATCTCATCGCCATCTGGGAAAACCTCGCCGCTCTGTTCGGCCGTGGTCCGATCGCCGATGAATGGGTGCGGCGGCCGAACCGCGACTTCGGCGATGAACCACCGTTGAACCGGATGACGTCGGGCCTTATGGGCGACCTTATCGACGTGCGACGGTATCTCGACCTCGCGCGCCAAGGTTGGTAG
- a CDS encoding S9 family peptidase: MDQIDDYFGTRVADPYRWLEDVDSAQTRRWIDEQNELTESFLATVPQREAIRARLTEVWNYERRSVPEKVGELYAYFRNTGLQNQAVLYVARDLAEPGRVLLDPNTLSPDGTVALTGASFSDDGARLAYSVSSSGSDWQEWHVRDVATGKDLSDVVRWSKFSGASWKRDGSGFYYSRYDEPSTDNKFKETNYFHKVYFHRLGTPQSTDLLVYERPDHKDWNFGAITTEDARYLVIDVSHGTAPENAIFVKDLAGDGAVIELLPDEDARYAYLANDATAFYFLTTKDAPRARVIAIELHDRTVREIVPQSTDLLDDARFFGDRIVAAYLHDALARVVVYALDGSVVSGVALPGLGSVAGFSGKRRAQETFYSYTSYTEPTSIYRYDIASARSERVFTPPIRMDASAFESEQVFYTSKDGTRVPMMVTYKKGVARDGSAPAILYGYGGFDISLTPAFSSAVLVWLEMGGIYAVANLRGGGEYGESWHQDGIKARKQNVFDDFIAAAEYLIAEKWTSTPNLAIHGGSNGGLLVGACMTQRPELFGAALPTVGVLDMLRFQHFTIGWAWASDYGSSDDPDEVRALLAYSPYHNVRPGTRYPATLITTGDHDDRVFPAHSFKFAAALQHAQAGDAPILLSVETKAGHGAGKPTAKQLDEVVERYAFLVKVMKLTETAPAKAVL; the protein is encoded by the coding sequence GTGGACCAGATCGACGACTACTTCGGGACGCGGGTCGCCGACCCGTACCGCTGGCTCGAGGACGTCGACTCGGCGCAGACCCGGCGCTGGATCGACGAACAGAACGAGCTCACCGAGTCGTTCTTGGCCACCGTGCCGCAGCGCGAGGCGATTCGCGCGCGCCTGACCGAGGTGTGGAACTACGAGCGGCGCTCGGTGCCGGAGAAGGTCGGCGAGCTGTACGCGTACTTCCGCAACACCGGGCTGCAGAACCAAGCCGTGCTCTACGTCGCGCGCGATCTGGCCGAACCGGGACGCGTGCTGCTCGACCCCAACACGCTCTCCCCGGACGGCACGGTCGCACTGACCGGCGCTTCGTTCAGCGACGACGGCGCGCGGCTCGCGTACAGCGTCTCGTCTTCGGGTTCGGACTGGCAGGAGTGGCACGTGCGCGACGTCGCGACCGGCAAAGATCTTTCCGACGTCGTGCGCTGGTCGAAGTTCTCCGGCGCCTCGTGGAAGCGCGACGGGAGCGGGTTCTACTACAGCCGCTACGACGAGCCGTCGACCGACAACAAGTTCAAGGAGACGAACTACTTCCACAAAGTCTACTTCCACCGGCTCGGAACGCCGCAGTCGACCGACCTGCTCGTCTACGAACGCCCCGACCACAAGGACTGGAACTTCGGCGCGATCACGACCGAGGACGCGCGCTACCTCGTCATCGACGTCAGCCACGGAACCGCGCCCGAGAACGCGATCTTCGTCAAAGACCTGGCCGGCGACGGCGCGGTGATCGAGCTGCTGCCGGACGAGGACGCGCGCTACGCGTACCTGGCGAACGACGCGACGGCGTTCTACTTCCTGACTACCAAAGACGCCCCGCGCGCGCGCGTGATCGCGATCGAGCTGCACGACCGCACCGTGCGCGAGATCGTCCCGCAGAGCACCGACCTGCTTGACGACGCCCGGTTCTTCGGCGACCGTATCGTCGCTGCGTACCTGCACGACGCGCTCGCGCGCGTGGTCGTCTACGCGCTCGACGGGAGCGTCGTGAGCGGCGTCGCGCTGCCCGGGCTCGGCAGCGTCGCCGGCTTCAGCGGCAAGCGCCGCGCGCAGGAGACGTTCTACAGCTACACCAGCTACACCGAGCCGACGTCGATCTATCGCTACGACATCGCGAGCGCGCGCTCCGAGCGCGTCTTCACGCCGCCGATTCGCATGGACGCGAGCGCGTTCGAGAGCGAGCAGGTGTTCTACACCTCGAAGGACGGCACGCGCGTTCCGATGATGGTGACGTACAAGAAAGGTGTCGCGCGCGACGGCAGCGCGCCGGCGATTTTGTACGGTTACGGCGGGTTCGACATCTCGCTCACGCCGGCGTTCTCGTCGGCGGTGCTGGTGTGGCTCGAGATGGGCGGGATCTACGCGGTCGCGAACCTGCGCGGCGGCGGCGAGTACGGCGAGTCGTGGCACCAGGACGGCATCAAGGCGCGCAAGCAGAACGTCTTCGACGACTTCATCGCGGCGGCCGAGTACCTCATCGCCGAGAAGTGGACCTCGACGCCGAATTTGGCGATCCACGGCGGCTCGAACGGCGGGCTGCTGGTCGGGGCGTGCATGACGCAGCGGCCGGAGCTGTTCGGCGCGGCGCTGCCGACCGTCGGCGTGCTCGACATGCTGCGCTTTCAGCACTTCACCATCGGCTGGGCTTGGGCGTCGGACTACGGTTCGTCCGACGATCCCGACGAGGTGCGCGCGCTGCTCGCGTACTCGCCGTATCACAACGTGCGGCCAGGCACGCGCTATCCGGCGACGCTGATCACCACCGGCGACCACGACGACCGCGTGTTTCCGGCGCACTCGTTCAAGTTCGCCGCGGCGCTGCAGCACGCGCAGGCCGGCGACGCGCCGATCCTGCTCAGCGTCGAGACGAAAGCC